The DNA segment ACCAAGGTCTCCGAAAAGATGTGCGCCATTAACGAAGAAATTTTTGGCGACGCGCCGGAACTGAAGCTTGCCAATGCCTTTGTGCAGGAACGCATTGAAGGCACGCGCAGCTGCCTGATGGATCTTCATCGCCTGTGCAGCTTCGGTCACTTCAAGCTTGAAAAGCATCTTCTGACCGTACGTGAAATGCTCTCAGCCATTGGTGAAGCGCATAGTGCGCACAACACCATGCTGCTCCTTCGCGCCAAGGGTGTAAATGCGGTCTTTGCCGATCTTTCGGGCTGGCGTGAGCCAGAGGCCTCTACCCTTGATGGTCGCATTGGAAAGGTGTTTGATGACATCGACCTTTCCAAGCAGCTTGCCATTGCGACGGGCTATGCCCAGTGCAGCGAAGGCCTGATGAGCATCTATGGCCGTGGCTACAGTGAAGTGACCTTCTCGCGCATTGCCTGCCTGACCCAAGCGCGCGAAGCGATCATTCATAAGGAATTCCACCTGTCGAGTGCCGATCCGCGCATCGTTGGCGAAGATGCTGTGCGCCCGATTGGCCGCACCAGCTATGACGTGGCCGACCAGCTGTCGAACATGGGCATGGAAGCCATCCACCCGCGCGCAGCCAAAGGCCTTCGTCAGAACGATATTCCGCTGCGGATTGCCAATACCTTTGAACCGGAACACCCGGGCACAGTTATTGACGATCATTGGGAGCCGGAAAACAGCCGTGTTGAAATCGTGACTGGCGTTCCGACCGCGTTCGAGATTGAAGTCTTCAATCAGGATATGGTTGGTGTTCCAGGTGGCGAGGAAGCGATCCTGAACGTTCTGAAACGTTACAAGGTTCCGACCGTCACCAAGAACCTGAATGCCAATACGATTACGCATTACGTGTCGGCACCGCTCAAGCAGATCCGCCGCTGTGTTGACGAGATCGAGGCGAATCAGCCAGAGGCAACCGTTCAGACTCGTAAGGTCGCGATTGTCTCAGTGATTGGTGCCAATATCGAGCAGCCGGGTCTGTTCGCCCGCGCGGTATCGATCCTTGATGATGCCGGTGTTGAACTGGTGGCCTCCCACTATCCGAGCC comes from the Thalassospira sp. ER-Se-21-Dark genome and includes:
- a CDS encoding aspartate kinase, encoding MLSAQKNKDAGHSVHKIGGTSMTQVDAVMDNILVGNRKEDELYNRVFVVSAYGGFTDLLLENKKTGEPGVYQLYAGSETDWAWGDALTKVSEKMCAINEEIFGDAPELKLANAFVQERIEGTRSCLMDLHRLCSFGHFKLEKHLLTVREMLSAIGEAHSAHNTMLLLRAKGVNAVFADLSGWREPEASTLDGRIGKVFDDIDLSKQLAIATGYAQCSEGLMSIYGRGYSEVTFSRIACLTQAREAIIHKEFHLSSADPRIVGEDAVRPIGRTSYDVADQLSNMGMEAIHPRAAKGLRQNDIPLRIANTFEPEHPGTVIDDHWEPENSRVEIVTGVPTAFEIEVFNQDMVGVPGGEEAILNVLKRYKVPTVTKNLNANTITHYVSAPLKQIRRCVDEIEANQPEATVQTRKVAIVSVIGANIEQPGLFARAVSILDDAGVELVASHYPSRRVDLQFVVAEGDFNKAIVALHRGLVEGKKEESASSKQTKDDSTEKQEKLKAA